CAACTCGATAACCCTAACGCCAGGAACCATAACCCTCGACGTCGATGGCGACGAGTACTTTATTCACTGGATATGGGTTCCAGAGGAAGCTATGACTGAGAACGAGGAAGAGCACGTGAAGGTCGCTTCCGAGAACATAACGGTTCCCTTCGAAAAGTTCCTGAAGGTGATCTTCGGATGATAGGGATAAACGTTTACCTCGTGCTTATAGCAATAGCGACGCTCCTCAGCATGTACCGGGTCTTCAGAGGGCCGACGACCGTCGATAGGCTCGTGGCAGTGGATATCATGACCACCATAACAGCCGGCCTGATGGTGCTCTTCGCCCTCTACTACAAGAGAATGATATTCCTCGACGTCGCGCTGGTTTATGCCATACTGGCCTTCGGTGGAGTCATAGCCTTCGCGAGGTACATGGAGGGAGGCCTATGAACGCTTTGACTGCGATAGGAGAGGCCCTCGTGTTGATAGGAACGTTTTTCTACTTCCTCTCAGCCCTGGGTCTCATCAGAATGCCTGACGTTTACAACAGAATGCAGACCTCCACCAAGAGCGCGACGCTCGGAAGCCTCGGAGTCATGGCAGGAGTTGGCATCTGGGCCCTCGGAACGGACTTCGGAAGCGCCGCCTGGCTCACCAAGAGCCTGGTCATAGCGACATTCCTCCTGCTCACCAACCCGATAAGTGCCCACGCCCTCATAAGAGCCGCCTACAAGAGCGGAATCCCCCTCTGGGAGGGCAGCGTCGTTGATAAGTACCGCGAGCACCTGGAGGCGGGGAAGAAGGAAGAAGTAGAGGCCCCCAAAGAAACCCCCGAGGAGGGTGGTGAGGAATGAACTGCATAACATGCATTGAATACATCATAGTCGGCATCATGATAATCTCCGCTGTGCTCGCCGTTGAGTGGAGGGACCTCCTGGCGGCGGCGGTTGGAATGGCGGCGGTGAGTCTCTTTGCCTCACTGCTGTTCTTCATGCTCCAGGCACCGGACGTGGCGATGACAGAAGCGGCCATAGGTGCGGCGCTCAGCGGTGCGATATTCATCTTCGCCATCAAGAGAACCCAGCGCTTTGAGACGGAAGAGGAGGAGAAGCCCGGCTGGTGGGTGAGGTGGTGAAAATGCTCAAGCGCGCGCTCGCGATAATCACCCTACTCATAATCGGCTACTGGCTCGCCCAGGGGCTGGCGGGCGTTCCGTTCGGCGAGGACAAGATGCTGGTCGGCCAGTACTACCTCGATCACGTTAAAGAACAGACCGGAGCCGTCAATGCTGTAACTGCCGTGGTCGTCAACTACCGTGGGTTCGATACCCTCGGTGAGGTTACCGTCCTGTTCATAGCTTCAACCGGAGTCGGGGCACTCCTCTGGAGGAGGAGAAAAGAGAGGACCGCGAGGACGGAGGGATCGATAGTCCTCACCACTGGAACCAGGCTCCTCGTGCCGTTCGTGATGCTCTTCGGTGCCTACATCTTCATTCACGGACACCTCACCCCGGGCGGAGGATTCCCGGGAGGAGCCACCATAGCGACCGCGTTCCTGCTGCTCTACATGGCGTTCGTTCAGTATGAGATACCACACAAGGCCTTTGAGAAGGTCGAGGGCGCCGTCGGAGTGAGCTACGTTCTCGTTGGCCTCATAGGCCTTGCCATAGGTGGCTACTTCCTCTACGACTGGATATGGCAGGACTGGGGCTTTGGCACCGAGAACATCGGCAGGCTCCTCAGCGGAGGATTCATCCCCATAATCTACACCATCATCGGCCTCAAGGTCGGCACCGAGCTGAGCGGAATCATCGACAACATGCTCAAGGAGGAGGTGAGCGAATGATTTCAGTCTACTACTTCGGTGCCATCTCCCTCATACTGATAGGCCTCTACGCAGTCCTCGTTAAGAAGAACCTCCTTAAGATGCTCATCGGGCTGAGCATAATGGAGACCGGCGTGAACCTCCTCCTGGTCAGCGTCGGCTACGTTGCCGGAAGGAGCGCGCCCATACTGAGCGAGGGAATCGGGCCGAACCAGGCGGTCGATCCGATTCCCCAGGCGCTGGTTCTCACGGCAATAGTCATAGGCGTCGCCACCACCGCCATGGCCCTTAGCGTCGCCATGCTGCTCTACGAGAAGTACGGAACCCTTAACGTTGAGGAGATAAGGAGGTTGAGAGGATGAACGGGCAGTACGCTTCACTCCTCATAGCATTGCCCCTCATAGGTGCCTTCTTCGTGCCCCTGATAAAGGGCGCCGGAAAGAAGGCCGTTAAGTATTATCTCATAGCTATCACCGCAGTCCAGACCGGAATAGCGGCCTGGGTCTTCCAGCAGGTCTACTCCACCGGGAAGCCGATAATAGTTATGGCCGGCGCCTGGAGACCGCCCGTTGGAATCAACCTCTACATCGGCCACTTCGCGGCTCTCTTCATTCTCATCGTTGCCGCGGTCAGCTTCATGATGGCCGTCTTCAGCCTCAGGGCCATCGAGGTCGAGCCGATAGACAAGTACGCCATGCTCTTCCTCCTGCTGATGCTCGGAGCCACCGGCATGATAGCGACGGGAGACATCTTCAACCTCTTCGTCTTCATGGAGATAACGGCCATAAGCGCCTACGCTTTAACCGCCTACAACAAGACTGGCGAAGCCGCGGAGGCCTCAATGAAGTACATTATCCTCGGAGGAATAGGCTCAAGCTTCTTCCTCATCGGCATAGCCCTCATCTACGGCTCGCTCGGAACCCTCAACATGGCCCAGATAGCCCAGCTCGCCGGTAACATGAACGCCACCGTCGCCCAGGTCGGACTGGCGCTGGTAATCTTCGGCTTAGCCGTTGAGGCCGAGCTCTTCCCGCTCAACGCCTGGGCGCCAGATGCATACCAGGCCGCGCCGCACCCGATAACGGCCATGTTCTCGGCCTTCGTCGTCAAGGCTGGGCTCTACGCAATGGCCAGGCTGCTTTACCTCATGCAGGCGGTGGAGAGCTGGGGTTCGGTCCTCAAGCTGCTCATAATAATGGCCACCCTCACCGTCTTCGTCGCCGAGTTCGCGGCACTGAGGCAGAGGAACGTCAAGAGAATGATAGCCTACTCCAGTATAGCCCAGATAGGCCTTATAGCCCTCGCCTTCGCCCTCGGAACTCAGAGCGGTGTCGATGCGGGAGTATTCCACATGGTGAACCACGCCATAGTCAAGGCCCTCCTGTTC
This Thermococcus cleftensis DNA region includes the following protein-coding sequences:
- a CDS encoding monovalent cation/H+ antiporter complex subunit F, producing the protein MIGINVYLVLIAIATLLSMYRVFRGPTTVDRLVAVDIMTTITAGLMVLFALYYKRMIFLDVALVYAILAFGGVIAFARYMEGGL
- the mnhG gene encoding monovalent cation/H(+) antiporter subunit G → MNALTAIGEALVLIGTFFYFLSALGLIRMPDVYNRMQTSTKSATLGSLGVMAGVGIWALGTDFGSAAWLTKSLVIATFLLLTNPISAHALIRAAYKSGIPLWEGSVVDKYREHLEAGKKEEVEAPKETPEEGGEE
- a CDS encoding DUF4040 domain-containing protein; protein product: MNCITCIEYIIVGIMIISAVLAVEWRDLLAAAVGMAAVSLFASLLFFMLQAPDVAMTEAAIGAALSGAIFIFAIKRTQRFETEEEEKPGWWVRW
- a CDS encoding Na(+)/H(+) antiporter subunit B, which gives rise to MLKRALAIITLLIIGYWLAQGLAGVPFGEDKMLVGQYYLDHVKEQTGAVNAVTAVVVNYRGFDTLGEVTVLFIASTGVGALLWRRRKERTARTEGSIVLTTGTRLLVPFVMLFGAYIFIHGHLTPGGGFPGGATIATAFLLLYMAFVQYEIPHKAFEKVEGAVGVSYVLVGLIGLAIGGYFLYDWIWQDWGFGTENIGRLLSGGFIPIIYTIIGLKVGTELSGIIDNMLKEEVSE
- a CDS encoding NADH-quinone oxidoreductase subunit K, with the translated sequence MISVYYFGAISLILIGLYAVLVKKNLLKMLIGLSIMETGVNLLLVSVGYVAGRSAPILSEGIGPNQAVDPIPQALVLTAIVIGVATTAMALSVAMLLYEKYGTLNVEEIRRLRG
- a CDS encoding proton-conducting transporter transmembrane domain-containing protein, translating into MNGQYASLLIALPLIGAFFVPLIKGAGKKAVKYYLIAITAVQTGIAAWVFQQVYSTGKPIIVMAGAWRPPVGINLYIGHFAALFILIVAAVSFMMAVFSLRAIEVEPIDKYAMLFLLLMLGATGMIATGDIFNLFVFMEITAISAYALTAYNKTGEAAEASMKYIILGGIGSSFFLIGIALIYGSLGTLNMAQIAQLAGNMNATVAQVGLALVIFGLAVEAELFPLNAWAPDAYQAAPHPITAMFSAFVVKAGLYAMARLLYLMQAVESWGSVLKLLIIMATLTVFVAEFAALRQRNVKRMIAYSSIAQIGLIALAFALGTQSGVDAGVFHMVNHAIVKALLFLAVGHVAVTLGGAEMERFEGLGKRMPLTAFAITIGAIAAVGIPLFNVFWSKLRILLATLGAGYTWAAAVVLIASVVEAVYYFRLVHLMWFAGEGERISEGLAVSLILLFLAALVVVIGVYPDYAWSIAQKAGSDIFNVAQYIENVPLMGVGA